Proteins from a single region of Trichoderma asperellum chromosome 3, complete sequence:
- a CDS encoding uncharacterized protein (EggNog:ENOG41), with the protein MADADDKEKREKIAAAKKRVEQLKKKKKKGASSSSKAEPKEEVEAPAPEAVEDTTEQPQPSQDADDTAVEEAKAEGEPEDQQEDKQDDKLEDKASESSPSETPSLAQQSKLRSTSFRAGSLASPGPMSPGPFSPEGDTAPDIYRKHVARIEELEKENKRIIKEAADSEKRWKKAEEELADLRESDGKDDKDGQTEKLKEEIASLQRQNSQLQQQVSRNIGHGHRQSVSATASPPSLQLELNAKLATIESMEIEISKLKARVERQESGASSEKEQITALEDKVARAEAAAGKAQRELQDLKKNLERATEKAVREGSERTSAETKVKTLEHDLDEVKKAKEELEKKAEALEKKVATLTTLHKEQDARSQALRKDKEKAESEVQELRSKVENLESENVKLRSRKSAEGGGGLDDEGVDELEAEGRLKLEKKIRSLEAEIHELRSGAWIERRREMEAISPGFDDVDLSGNNHPPAHKKGSTGGIGDFIAHGLNALAGGGDDELLADDDMEFDEEAFRKAHEEEAKRRIERIKEIKRSLKHWEGWRLDIVDVRRGGGQGIGDIFDI; encoded by the exons ATGGCAGACGCAGAcgacaaagagaagagggagaagattgCCGCCGCAAAGAAGCGC GTCGAgcaattgaagaagaaaaagaagaagggggcgTCTTCCAGCTCAAAGGCAGAGCCCAAAGAGGAAGTAGAAGCGCCCGCTCCCGAAGCTGTCGAAGACACCACAGAGCAGCCCCAGCCGAGCCAGGATGCAGACGACACTGCTGtcgaagaagccaaggcTGAGGGCGAACCTGAGGACCAGCAAGAGGATAAACAAGACGACAAGCTAGAAGACAAGGCCAGCGAGTCATCACCGTCCGAAACACCATCGCTCGCACAACAATCAAAGCTCAGATCGACCTCATTCCGCGCCGGCTCCCTTGCAAGCCCGGGGCCAATGTCGCCTGGACCGTTTAGCCCTGAAGGCGACACGGCACCCGATATCTACAGAAAGCATGTGGCGAGGATAGAAGAGCTAGAGAAGGAGAACAAGCGCATCATCAAGGAGGCTGCTGACTcggagaagagatggaagaaggcGGAAGAAGAGTTGGCTGACCTACGTGAGTCTGATGGCAAGGACGACAAGGACGGCCAAACAGAGAAATTG aaggaggagattgcGTCTCTACAGCGCCAAAActctcagctgcagcaacaagTATCACGGAATATaggccatggccatcgtCAATCAgtatcagcaacagcatcgccgccatcattACAACTCGAATTGAATGCTAAATTGGCCACGATTGAGTCTATGGAGATTGAGATTTCAAAGCTGAAAGCTCGCGTTGAACGCCAGGAGAGCGGTGCATCTTCAGAAAAGGAGCAGATTACTGCCCTCGAAGACAAGGTTGCTCGTGCCGAAGCCGCAGCGGGCAAAGCTCAGCGCGAACTGCAAGATTTGAAAAAGAATCTTGAGCGCGCGACAGAAAAGGCCGTTCGCGAAGGCAGCGAACGAACCAGCGCAGAAACCAAGGTAAAGACGCTTGAACACGACTTGGACGAGGTTAAAAaagccaaggaggagctagagaagaaggccgaagCGCTCGAAAAGAAGGTCGCGACATTGACTACGCTACATAAAGAGCAAGACGCCCGGTCGCAAGCTCTAAGgaaagacaaggaaaaggcagagaGCGAGGTGCAGGAGCTGCGATCCAAGGTGGAGAATCTAGAAAGCGAAAACGTCAAGCTTCGAAGCCGCAAATCTGCAGAAGGGGGAGGCGGCCTTGACGATGAGGGTGTTGATGAGCTCGAAGCCGAAGGAAGACtcaagctggagaagaagattcgcAGTCTCGAGGCAGAGATCCACGAGCTTCGCAGCGGTGCCTGGATCGAGAGACGGCGCGAAATGGAAGCCATTAGTCCCGGGTTCGACGACGTTGATCTCTCGGGTAACAACCACCCTCCGGCGCACAAGAAGGGATCGACCGGCGGTATTGGTGACTTTATTGCGCACGGGCTGAATGCACTGGCAGGAGGTGGAGATGACGAGCTGCTGGCGGATGACGATATGGAATTTGATGAAGAGGCCTTTAGGAAGGCgcacgaggaggaggcgaagAGGCGGATTGAGAGGATCAAGGAGATTAAGCGGTCCTTGAAGCACTGGGAGGGATGGAGGCTGGATATTGTGGACGTCCGCAGGGGCGGAGGGCAGGGGATTGGAGATATATTTGATATTTGA
- a CDS encoding uncharacterized protein (EggNog:ENOG41), with amino-acid sequence MAPAQKTFLITGAGRGIGRGLSRILLQTGHRVFLLDSNKTELDHTAGLLAKSHQRGRDFDTALCDLRQPREMQAAVEHADRLFASRLDCLVNNAAYTGGVGGTALADMTLEEWNRSIETNLTAPMLMTQACLGMLRAARGCVVHVSSTRAVMSEPDNEAYSTTKAGLLGMAQSMAVSLARDGVRVSAVLPGWIHVGDECKEADEKGVRWEDGLGEADMRWQLTGRVGKVEDVAKAVVYLVENEGVTGVEMVVDGGVTRKMVYPE; translated from the coding sequence ATGGCGCCGGCTCAAAAGACGTTCCTCATCACCGGAGCCGGGCGGGGCATCGGCCGGGGGCTATCCCGGATTCTCCTCCAAACCGGCCACCGGGTGTTTCTGCTGGACAGCAACAAGACAGAGCTGGACCACACGGCCGGACTGCTGGCGAAGTCGCACCAGCGGGGGAGAGATTTCGACACGGCGCTGTGCGACCTCCGGCAGCCGCGGGAGATGCAGGCGGCGGTCGAGCATGCCGACAGGCTGTTTGCGAGCCGGCTGGACTGCCTGGTCAACAACGCGGCGTACACGGGCGGCGTGGGCGGCACGGCGCTGGCGGACATGACGCTGGAAGAGTGGAACAGGAGCATCGAGACGAACCTCACGGCGCCGATGCTCATGACGCAGGCGTGTCTGGGGATGCTGCGCGCGGCCCGGGGCTGCGTGGTGCACGTGTCGTCGACGCGGGCCGTCATGAGCGAGCCGGACAACGAGGCCTACTCGACGACCAAGGCCGGGCTGCTGGGCATGGCGCAGAGCATGGCGGTGTCGCTGGCGAGGGACGGCGTGCGCGTCAGCGCGGTGCTGCCGGGCTGGATCCACGTCGGGGACGAGTGCAAGGAGGCGGACGAGAAGGGCGTGCGGTGGGAGGACGGGCTGGGCGAGGCGGATATGCGGTGGCAGCTTACGGGGAGGGTTGGCAAGGTGGAGGATGTTGCGAAGGCGGTGGTTTACTTGGTGGAAAATGAGGGCGTGACGGGGGTTGAGATGGTGGTGGATGGGGGAGTGACGCGCAAGATGGTGTATCCTGAGTGA
- a CDS encoding uncharacterized protein (EggNog:ENOG41) — protein sequence MNWVEGNLSRHRRGKGWKEDIVKQEQYFAKARSRQREQAKTSPVTLSAANFVPSYSASSKTATGVTRSSPSSSLPAPLDTSDKSSANKANPSQIMQRDVTEQLLCVVPPSQMSGSAMFTGQSMEGHLAGIFDLEAERWRLLKDEDFMPTELPKLSIIKPTQKRGCSTAARQIVGQQQQFEKPTSRRAMQPSVGGQRGSRKRRSSQITSSPVDTTIRIRVGSRNYQWSEAGNSVRDPAYHSDYSSPSQSEDETGCKTSSTGNPSYVIGKSLARLSSLAISSLPWLSPGSNQSTHCRRFSDPTQRIDRAASAKSQCPMTAYTNGLSPRPPASTPAIDSVSSMVVEVGSGQNSPKICIGEEEIWRAWLNKDIPVFQVPKYNKT from the coding sequence ATGAACTGGGTGGAAGGCAACCTCTCTCGGCATCGTCGAGGAAAGGGCTGGAAAGAGGACATTGTAAAACAAGAGCAATATTTCGCAAAGGCCCGCTCTCGGCAGCGTGAGCAAGCAAAAACCAGCCCTGTGACTCTATCTGCTGCCAATTTCGTCCCCAGCTATTCTGCCTCATCGAAAACAGCCACCGGGGTGACCAGATCAAGTCCTTCCTCTTCGCTACCAGCGCCTCTGGACACTTCCGACAAGTCCTCGGCTAACAAGGCTAACCCGTCGCAAATCATGCAACGCGATGTTACTGAACAGCTGTTATGCGTCGTGCCACCAAGCCAGATGAGCGGGTCGGCTATGTTCACTGGTCAGTCGATGGAAGGCCATTTAGCTGGCATCTTTGATCTAGAGGCCGAGCGGTGGAGACTTCTCAAAGATGAAGACTTTATGCCAACTGAACTGCCGAAACTTTCAATAATAAAACCCACGCAGAAAAGAGGCTGTTCAACCGCTGCTAGGCAAATTGTCgggcaacagcagcagtttgAAAAACCTACTAGCCGTCGCGCGATGCAGCCAAGCGTTGGCGGACAAAGGGGTagcagaaagaggagatCGAGCCAGATCACGTCTTCGCCCGTCGATACAACGATCAGGATACGAGTTGGGAGTAGAAACTATCAATGGAGCGAGGCGGGCAATTCTGTAAGAGACCCTGCGTATCATAGCGACTACTCGTCACCAAGTCAAAGTGAAGATGAAACTGGATGCAAGACCAGCAGTACGGGCAATCCATCATACGTCATTGGCAAGTCTCTTGCAAGGCTCTCGTCACTAGCTATCAGTTCATTACCTTGGCTATCCCCTGGAAGCAATCAGTCTACACATTGCCGAAGGTTCTCCGACCCGACGCAGCGCATTGACAGAGCAGCATCGGCAAAATCTCAATGCCCGATGACAGCTTATACTAATGGGCTATCACCAAGACCGCCGGCATCAACGCCTGCGATTGACTCCGTTAGCAGCATGGTCGTTGAGGTTGGCAGTGGTCAAAATTCTCCGAAGATTTGCATaggtgaagaagagataTGGAGGGCGTGGCTGAACAAAGACATTCCCGTGTTCCAGGTGCCAAAATACAACAAGACATAG